TCGTGTGAAAGCCTCTGCTCCAGAGGCTTTTTTCTACGGCTGATATGCGGATCGCCGCTAAAAAGCGAACAGATGTTTCACGTGAAACATTGGCTTTCTATGATGTCGGGCGCTCTGTTTGATACAATGCCCCTTGCATTCACAAGGAGGTGCTTTCATGGACGGGATAACCGATACCCTCATCGGCATTACGGGATCGATCAGCGATGCCATGTACACGTACGTTTTGGTGTTCATGCTCGTTGGAACGGGCGTGTACTTCACCATTAGGACGAAGGGCGTCCAATTCCGCTATATCAAGGATATGTTCTCGGTTCTTACCGAGGAGAAGCACGTTGGCGGCAGCAGGAGCGTCTCGTCGTTTCAAGCGCTTATGGTCTCGACGGCGAGCCGCGTTGGAACGGGCAACATTGCGGGCATTGCCACGGCGATAGCCACAGGCGGCCCGGGCGCGGTGTTCTGGATGTGGCTCATGGCGCTTATCGGATCGGCGTCGGCGTTCATCGAGTCGACGCTTGCCCAGATGTTCAAGATCAAAGGGCCGAACGGGGAGTTTCGTGGCGGACCTGCGTACTATATCGAGCAAGCGTTCGGCAAGCGCTGGCTCGGCGTGCTGTTCAGCATCCTGCTCATCATCTGCTTCGCCTACGGATTCAATGCGCTGCAATCGTTCAACATGAGCTCGTCGCTCGAATACTACATCCCAGGCTACGCCGACTCCCTGGCTCCGCTCGCGCTTGCGATCGTGCTTGTCGTGTTCACGGCGTTCGTCATCTTCGGCGGCGCGCACCGTATCAGCTTCATGACGTCGATCATCGTTCCCGTCATGGCGATCGGCTACATCGCGCTTTCGGTATGGATCACGATCACGCATCTCGATGCGATACCGGCGGTGTTCTCGCTCATCTTCGAATCCGCGTTCAACTTCCAATCGATATTCGGGGGCTTTGCGGGATCGGTCGTGGTCATCGGTATCAAGCGCGGGCTGTTCTCGAACGAAGCCGGCATGGGGTCGGCCCCGAACGCCGCAGCCGCGGCATCCGTTTCGCA
Above is a genomic segment from Raoultibacter phocaeensis containing:
- a CDS encoding alanine/glycine:cation symporter family protein: MDGITDTLIGITGSISDAMYTYVLVFMLVGTGVYFTIRTKGVQFRYIKDMFSVLTEEKHVGGSRSVSSFQALMVSTASRVGTGNIAGIATAIATGGPGAVFWMWLMALIGSASAFIESTLAQMFKIKGPNGEFRGGPAYYIEQAFGKRWLGVLFSILLIICFAYGFNALQSFNMSSSLEYYIPGYADSLAPLALAIVLVVFTAFVIFGGAHRISFMTSIIVPVMAIGYIALSVWITITHLDAIPAVFSLIFESAFNFQSIFGGFAGSVVVIGIKRGLFSNEAGMGSAPNAAAAASVSHPCKQGLVQTLSVFIDTLLICSCTAMMVLVFFVGGDPGELNGMPLVQQAINFSVGELGIHFITFSIFAFAFSSLIGNYFYAESNIKFIKDNKIVLFVFRITCLIAIFMGAQSSFDLAWNVADIVMGAMAFVNIISIVLLGKWALRALDDYTEQRKQKKDPVFVASSIPGLPQTQCWHETADELAGCDRALAREKAHSEE